GCTGCTCGACCTGCGGGGCCGGCTGTTCCGGCACACGCAGCGCCTGAGCCTGGAGTTCCACGAGCGGTACACCTCGGGCCGGATCATCTCCCGTCAGACGTCCGACACGGACGCGCTGCGCGAGCTGCTCGACGGCGGCGTCACGACGCTCGCCTCGAGCGGGCTCGCGATGGTGTTCACCGCGACGTCGCTCGCGCTGCTCGACTGGCGCAGCGGCCTGGTGCTGCTCGTCGCGGTGGTGCCGGGCGTGGTGCTCACGCGTTGGTTCCAGCTGCGCTCGCAGACGCAGTACCGCCTCAACCGCACCGCGGTCGCGCGGGTGATCGTGCGGTTCGTCGAGACGATGACGGGCATCCGCGCGGTCCAGGCGTTCCGCCGCGAGCAGGCCGCCGACCGCGTGTACGGCGACGAGGCCGAGGTGTACCGCCGCACGACGGCCGAGGCGATCCGCGTCAACGGCGTGTTCGACACGGGCCTGACGCTGATCGGGAACGTCACCGTGGCGGCGGTGCTGCTCGTGGGCGGGCTGCGCGTGCTCGACGAGGGCCTGGACGTGGGCGTGCTCGTCGCGGCGGTGCTGTACGCGCGGCGCTTCTTCCAGCCGCTGCAGCAGATCGGCATGTTCTACAACTCGTTCCAGTCGGCGACGGCGGCGCTCGAGAAGCTGTCCGCGCTGCTCGCGCAGGAGCCGTCGGTGCCGGACCCCCAGCACCCGGTCGCGCTGCGCGAGGTGCGTGGCGACGTGCGGTTCGCGGGCGTGGAGTTCGGGTACGGCGACGGCCCGAGCGTGCTGCCGGCGCTCGACCTGCACGTGCCCGCGGGGCAGTCGCTCGCGCTCGTCGGCGAGACCGGTGCGGGCAAGTCCACGGTCGCCAAGCTGCTGGCGCGGTTCTACGACGTCCGCGCGGGCGCGGTGCTGCTCGACGGCGTCGACGTGCGCGACGTCGCGCCCGACGACCTGCGCCGCGCCGTCGTCATGGTCACGCAGGAGGCGTACCTGTTCTCGGGGTCGGTCGCGGCGAACATCGCGCTCGGCCGCCCGGACGCGTCGCGCGCCGAGATCGAGGCGGCGGCGCGCGCGGTCGGCGTGCACGACCTGGT
The sequence above is a segment of the Cellulomonas palmilytica genome. Coding sequences within it:
- a CDS encoding ABC transporter ATP-binding protein yields the protein MTAPTSPAPASPAFATAASDDLLEDPRVVRRRSLGLLGSLLRPVARPAWWTVALVVLAQLAVVAGPALVAFGVDSALPALADDGDARPLVLAAGVYLVLAVGGGLLSAQVVRASARVSQAVLLDLRGRLFRHTQRLSLEFHERYTSGRIISRQTSDTDALRELLDGGVTTLASSGLAMVFTATSLALLDWRSGLVLLVAVVPGVVLTRWFQLRSQTQYRLNRTAVARVIVRFVETMTGIRAVQAFRREQAADRVYGDEAEVYRRTTAEAIRVNGVFDTGLTLIGNVTVAAVLLVGGLRVLDEGLDVGVLVAAVLYARRFFQPLQQIGMFYNSFQSATAALEKLSALLAQEPSVPDPQHPVALREVRGDVRFAGVEFGYGDGPSVLPALDLHVPAGQSLALVGETGAGKSTVAKLLARFYDVRAGAVLLDGVDVRDVAPDDLRRAVVMVTQEAYLFSGSVAANIALGRPDASRAEIEAAARAVGVHDLVTSLPDGYDTLVDKRGGRLSAGQRQLVSFARAFLADPAVLILDEATSSLDVPGEALVQRGLRTLLAGRTAVVIAHRLSTVMGSDRVLVVDGGRVVEDGPPEVLATGGGRFAELYDDWQATLRTD